A genomic stretch from Achromobacter spanius includes:
- the cysG gene encoding siroheme synthase CysG codes for MKLFPIFADLKGRRVLVVGGGAVAERKTLALLEAMADVVVGAPELTPALTELAAQGRIRHLAGRFNPDWLNDVWLVVAATDDRGANAEVSDAASARRIFANVVDDPELSSFQVPSIVDRSPVIVAISSSGVAPVLARRVRERIESLFDHTLGQLAALAATYRKRIRASHPDLGARRRFYDWLLDGPVAGLLRQQQAAQAEAALTQALDTPLAPAEGSVVLVGAGPGDPGLLTLKALRALNEADVILYDRLVSDDVMSLARRDAERIAVGKLPGENHHATQARIHALLVEHAQAGRRVVRLKGGDAFIFGRGGEELEYLRAHRVRFEVVPGITAALACAAYAGIPLTHREHAQSVRLITAHCREDEDNLDWPALAREKQTLAFYMGVGQLDLLTRRLLAHGRAADTPFALIENGSRPEQRVLSGTLEALPRLAAEHTIRSPALLIVGEVAGLASRLQWFGQHIEGASGA; via the coding sequence GGCCGAGCGCAAGACGCTCGCGCTATTGGAAGCCATGGCCGACGTGGTGGTGGGCGCGCCGGAACTGACCCCGGCACTGACCGAGCTGGCGGCGCAGGGCCGCATCCGCCACCTGGCCGGCCGGTTCAACCCCGACTGGCTGAACGATGTGTGGCTGGTGGTGGCCGCCACGGACGACCGCGGCGCCAATGCCGAGGTCTCCGACGCCGCCAGCGCGCGACGCATTTTTGCCAATGTGGTGGACGACCCTGAACTGTCCTCGTTCCAGGTGCCCTCCATTGTTGACCGCTCGCCCGTCATCGTGGCGATCTCGTCGTCGGGCGTGGCGCCCGTGCTGGCGCGCCGCGTGCGCGAGCGCATCGAATCCCTGTTCGACCATACGCTGGGCCAACTGGCCGCGCTGGCCGCGACCTACCGCAAGCGCATCCGCGCCAGCCATCCCGACCTGGGCGCGCGCCGCCGCTTCTACGACTGGTTGCTGGACGGCCCCGTGGCGGGCCTGCTGCGCCAGCAGCAAGCCGCGCAGGCCGAAGCCGCGCTGACCCAGGCGCTGGACACGCCGCTGGCCCCGGCCGAGGGCAGCGTGGTGCTGGTGGGTGCGGGGCCGGGCGATCCCGGCCTGCTGACCCTGAAAGCGCTGCGCGCCTTGAACGAAGCCGACGTCATACTGTACGACCGCCTGGTCAGCGACGACGTGATGTCGCTGGCGCGCCGCGACGCCGAACGCATTGCCGTGGGCAAGCTGCCCGGTGAAAACCACCACGCCACCCAAGCCCGCATCCATGCCCTGCTGGTGGAACACGCGCAGGCGGGCCGCCGGGTGGTGCGCTTGAAAGGTGGCGACGCGTTCATCTTTGGCCGGGGCGGCGAAGAACTGGAGTATCTGCGTGCGCACCGGGTGCGCTTCGAGGTGGTGCCAGGCATCACGGCCGCGCTGGCCTGTGCCGCCTATGCCGGCATTCCGCTGACGCACCGCGAGCATGCACAGTCGGTGCGGCTGATCACGGCGCACTGCCGGGAAGACGAAGACAACCTGGATTGGCCCGCGCTGGCGCGTGAAAAGCAGACGCTGGCGTTCTATATGGGCGTGGGACAGCTAGACCTGCTGACCCGCCGCCTGCTGGCTCATGGCCGTGCGGCCGACACGCCGTTCGCGCTGATTGAAAACGGCAGCCGGCCGGAACAGCGCGTGCTGTCGGGCACGCTGGAAGCGCTGCCACGCCTGGCGGCCGAACACACCATCCGGTCCCCCGCCCTGTTGATCGTGGGTGAAGTGGCGGGGTTGGCGTCGCGCTTGCAATGGTTTGGCCAGCATATCGAGGGCGCGAGCGGCGCGTAG
- the upp gene encoding uracil phosphoribosyltransferase, with product MPVHEIRHPLIRHKLGIMRRADLSTKSFRELSQEVGALLTYEASKDLPLEPATVQGWCGEVQVEKIAGKKVTVVPILRAGIGMLDGVLSLIPGAKVSVVGVARNEETLEAHTYLERLVGELDQRLALIVDPMLATGGSMVAAIDLLKRAGCKEIRALVLVAAPVGIDTVLAKHPDVHIYTASIDDGLNEHGYIMPGLGDAGDRIFGTNQKAI from the coding sequence ATGCCCGTGCACGAAATCCGCCATCCGCTGATCCGCCACAAGCTCGGAATCATGCGTCGCGCCGACCTCAGCACCAAGAGCTTTCGGGAGTTGTCGCAGGAAGTGGGCGCGCTGCTGACGTACGAAGCGTCCAAGGACCTGCCCTTGGAACCTGCCACCGTCCAGGGCTGGTGTGGTGAGGTCCAGGTTGAGAAAATCGCCGGCAAGAAGGTCACCGTGGTGCCCATCTTGCGCGCCGGCATCGGTATGTTGGACGGGGTGCTCAGCTTGATCCCCGGCGCCAAGGTCAGCGTGGTGGGCGTGGCCCGCAACGAAGAAACACTGGAAGCCCATACGTACCTGGAACGCCTGGTCGGTGAACTGGACCAACGCTTGGCGCTGATCGTGGACCCCATGCTGGCGACCGGCGGCTCGATGGTTGCCGCCATTGATCTGCTCAAGCGCGCTGGCTGCAAGGAAATCCGCGCGCTGGTGTTGGTGGCCGCGCCCGTGGGCATCGATACCGTGCTGGCCAAGCACCCCGACGTGCACATCTATACGGCGTCCATCGATGACGGCCTGAACGAACACGGCTACATCATGCCCGGCCTGGGCGATGCGGGCGACCGCATTTTCGGCACGAACCAGAAGGCGATCTAA
- the dacB gene encoding D-alanyl-D-alanine carboxypeptidase/D-alanyl-D-alanine endopeptidase has translation MTGQAKKRVGGLRQWLAGGLLALSAGTAFAQVQGLPPDVIRAWKATKLPDSSLSLVVQELGGPRMVALNAKEPRNPASVMKLVTTWTALSELGPNYVWRTEFMTAPGARPDARGVLSGPLYLRAGGDPQFLMQDLWALLRELRLRGVKQINDLIIDRSIFGQVATDPGAFDGAPDRAYNASPDALMVGFGAQRLLFTPDPAAHKWVPLIDPPLPGLKIEGSVEWSDIRCPGPPVVTTEPLITQQGVTIRLGGKVAGSCGEFSLYRLALSQPEYATEIFRLLWKELGGTFKGQVKSGMVPADAVVLASHDSPTLAEVIRQINKRSNNVMARTLLLTLGAERGRRPATVTSSEAVAKGALVKQGLDMPELIIDNGAGLSREARVSADSLASMLTVAWNSPVMPEYISSFAIAGVDGTVRRRLKGDGTQGMAHLKTGSLRDVRAIAGYVLGASGKRYVVVSIVNHEQAGAVRAFDDALIAWLAEQ, from the coding sequence ATGACGGGACAAGCGAAAAAGCGGGTGGGCGGACTCAGGCAATGGCTGGCCGGCGGGCTGCTGGCCTTGTCGGCGGGCACCGCCTTTGCGCAAGTCCAGGGCTTGCCGCCGGACGTCATCCGGGCCTGGAAGGCCACCAAGTTGCCCGACAGTTCGCTGTCGCTGGTGGTACAGGAACTGGGCGGGCCGCGCATGGTGGCGCTGAACGCCAAGGAACCCCGCAACCCCGCATCGGTGATGAAGCTGGTGACGACCTGGACCGCGCTGTCGGAACTTGGCCCCAATTACGTCTGGCGTACCGAATTCATGACCGCGCCCGGCGCCCGGCCCGACGCCCGTGGCGTGCTCTCCGGCCCCTTGTATTTGCGGGCCGGCGGTGACCCCCAATTTTTGATGCAAGACCTGTGGGCCCTGTTGCGCGAGTTGCGTCTGCGCGGGGTCAAGCAGATCAATGACTTGATCATCGACCGCAGCATCTTCGGCCAGGTTGCCACCGACCCCGGCGCCTTCGATGGCGCGCCCGACCGCGCCTACAACGCCAGCCCCGATGCGCTGATGGTGGGCTTTGGCGCGCAGCGCCTGCTGTTCACGCCGGACCCGGCCGCGCACAAATGGGTGCCGCTGATTGATCCGCCCCTGCCTGGCTTGAAAATCGAGGGCAGCGTGGAATGGAGCGACATCCGTTGCCCTGGCCCACCCGTGGTCACGACCGAGCCGCTGATCACCCAGCAGGGCGTCACGATCCGCCTGGGCGGCAAAGTGGCGGGTTCGTGCGGGGAATTCAGCCTGTACCGTCTGGCCTTGTCGCAGCCCGAATACGCCACCGAAATCTTCCGCCTGCTCTGGAAAGAGCTGGGTGGCACGTTCAAGGGGCAGGTCAAGTCCGGCATGGTGCCGGCCGATGCGGTGGTGCTGGCCTCGCACGATTCGCCGACGCTGGCGGAAGTGATCCGCCAGATCAACAAGCGCAGCAACAACGTCATGGCGCGCACGCTGCTGCTGACCCTGGGCGCCGAGCGCGGCCGCCGGCCCGCCACCGTGACCAGCAGCGAGGCCGTGGCCAAGGGCGCGCTGGTCAAGCAGGGGTTGGACATGCCCGAACTGATCATCGACAACGGCGCGGGCCTGTCGCGCGAGGCCCGGGTGTCGGCCGACAGCCTGGCGTCGATGCTGACCGTGGCGTGGAATTCGCCGGTCATGCCCGAATACATTTCATCGTTCGCCATTGCCGGGGTCGACGGCACGGTGCGCCGCCGCCTGAAGGGTGACGGCACGCAGGGCATGGCCCACCTGAAGACCGGCTCGCTGCGCGACGTGCGCGCCATCGCCGGGTACGTGCTGGGCGCCAGCGGCAAGCGCTACGTGGTGGTCAGCATCGTGAACCACGAGCAGGCGGGCGCCGTTCGCGCCTTTGACGACGCCCTCATCGCCTGGCTTGCAGAACAATAG